ACTTTAGCGATCAAGTCACGGTGACCCATGACGCCCTCTCCAACAATGCCAACAATTGCATGATCATGATCAACTTCAATGGAGTCCAGAGAGAATTCACTGGTGAGACGGGTGCACATTGCTTTCAGGACGCTGTCACTTGCCTGGCTTGTTTCAAAAAACCAGACAATACTATCTACGCCAAACAAGCTGAAAGATGGCCTGATGCCAAACACATGCAACATGGTAAGCAGTGCATGCCTGGTCCCGGATTGCTTGAAGAGCATCAGCTTACGCAGGGTTATCCTGCTATAGCCTTTCTTGGCTGAGACACCTGCAAGGGGTGTTGTTCCACTCGCTCGTTCATTAACAATCATCGTGCCCATATCCTCTGGTGAATTGGTGTTCTTCACATTGATGGGAATCTGGGCGGCAATCACAGGAGCAATTGCTTCTTCATGAAAGACATTTGCCCCAACACCTGCAAGCTCACGAAGCTCACGATAGGTCATTGTCTTGATCACCTTGGCATTATCCACCAAGCGAGGGTCCACTGAGAAGACCCCTGAAACATCAGTCCAGTTCTCATACGATTCAGCATCAGCAGCACTGCTGAGAATGGCTCCAGTTATATCCGACCCTCCTCGACTGAAGGTTTTTACTTTTCCTTCAATATCGCAGCCATAAAAACCAGGAACAATATACTTCTTGCCTTTCTTCAATACTTTTCTGAGGTTCTCATAGCTTTGCTCATGTACCGTCCCATCAGGGTTGATGACGATATATGGATCAGCATCCAGGAAATCCCAATCAAGGTAGGCGGCAATCATGCGGGCACTGAGATATTCTCCGCGGCTTGCTGCATACTCTGCACCATGGCCTGCATCAATCATCTGACGAACTTCCTCGAGAACTGCTACAAAGGGTTTTTTCTCGATACCAAGGTCTTCAAGAATGGAGGTATAACGGTCGGCAATCTTCTTGAAGACAGGCTTGCAAGTCAATCCTTGCTGGGCAAGTGCATTACATGCATAGAGCATGTCTGTCACCTTCTCATCATCCTTGTTACGTTTTCCTGGAGCAGAGACTATCACTATCTGTCGTTTTGGATCAGCCTCTACAATCGCTTTCACTTTTTCTATCTGTTTGGCATCAGCAACAGAGCTTCCACCGAATTTACATACAATCATGGGAAATAACCTTCCATATTTCTAGGATATCTACAGAAGCGTATTGTATTGAAGGATAGCACCTTGTGCAATACAACCATGGTGAAAATAGCGCATGACAGAACGGGCATTCACTGATACGCTATGAGAAAGAAGGTACACACAATGCAAGATTCAAAACGCTCGATTGTCGCATGGGCATTCTATGACTGGGCAAACAGTGCTTTTGCTACTACTGTGATGGCAGGGTTCTTCCCTGTCTTTTTCAGTGCCTATTGGGCAGTAGGAGCAAGCAGCCAGGAAGGGACTTTCTATCTTGGGCTGGCTAACTCCTTGGGATCATTGATCGTTGCGCTCTTGGCCCCCATACTGGGCGCTATTGCTGACTGGGGAACCTACAAGAAACGCTTGCTTGCATTTTTTGCATTGATTGGATCAGTGATGACTGCAAGCCTGTATGTATTACAGATGGGCTCCTGGCCCTTGGCAGTACTCTTCTACTCTGTGGCTGTGGTCGGCTTCAGCGGAGCGAACACCTTCTACGATGCACTCCTTCCTTTTGTAGCGTCAGAGAAGAAGGTGGATTTTGTCTCCTCACTCGGATACAGCCTGGGATATATCGGAGGGGGATTATTGTTCCTGGTAAATGTTCTGATGTATCTCAATCCATCATGGTTTGGATTTGCGGATGGAGGGGAAGCTATCAGGGCATGTTTTGTCATCGTTGGTATCTGGTGGGTGTTATTCACACTTCCTGTACTGTTTTTCGTAAAGGAAGAGGTAACCGAAGACAACCTGCCCTTTAAGCAAGCAGTCAAGAAAGGGCTTTCCATAACACGGCAGACCTTGAAGAGTTTTCGCCAACTGAAGACATTGGCAATCTTTCTTATCGCATACTGGCTGTATATTGATGGTGTGGATACCATTATCAGAATGGCGGTAAATTATGGGACAAGCCTCAATTTTCCCAGTGAGTCATTGATCATTGCCCTGCTCATCACACAGTTTGTGGCTTTCCCTTCTGCACTTGCCTACTCAGCCTTTGGAAAGAAAGTAGGAGTTCGCAAAGCTCTGGAGATTGCAATCGGAGCCTATGTAATCATTGCCATCCTTGGATACTTCATGAGTCTGCCTCTCCATTTCTACCTGCTTGCTGTATGTATCGGGCTGTTCCAGGGAGGAATCCAGGCACTCAGCAGGTCATACTACACACGCCTCATCCCAAAACAACGTTCGGCCCAGTTCTTTGGTTTTTTCAATATGCTCGGTAAATTTGCTGCAATCATCGGTCCACTGCTTATGGGAGTTGTTACATTGGTCACTGGAGACTCCAGAAATGGAATTGTCTCACTGGTCTTGCTCTTCATTGGTGGGTATATCCTGCTCAGGCAAGTTGATGAGGAGAAGGGAAAAAAGGAGGTGGAGGCATTCCTCAAGAAGACCAACTGACAACCTGCTTTACTAAGCTTGTCTGGTATGGTATGACTGTACCAGAATCTGAAAGGAATACCCATGCAACCTGTCCAAGAAAATAAAATGGGGGTCAAACCGATCCCCACCCTCGTTTTGTCCATGTCGTTTCCCATCATGCTCAGCATGTTGGTGCAAGCTCTCTACAATATTGTAGACAGTATGTTTGTCTCCCACTACAGTCAGCAAGCCTTGACTGCTGTTACCCTTGCCTTCCCTATGCAGAACCTGCTTATCGCAGTAAGTGTCGGGACCTCTGTGGGGGTAAACTCACTACTTTCCAGAAAACTCGGAGCAAAGGACATATCTGCTGCTCGAAAAGCTGCAGGAAATGGTCTCTCACTCTCCGTAATCAGTTGGGGCTTTTTTGCGCTTTTAGGCCTCTTTTTCTCCAAGACCTTCGTTGAGTTCTTCAGCAATGACCCAGAACTCATTGCCATGGGAAACCAGTACATCTCCATCTGCCTAATTTTCTCCCTCGGGTTGTTCATTGATATCACCTGTGAAAGGATCCTGCAGGGAACAGGCGATACATTCCACCCCATGATCATTCAGAGTACCGGGGCAATTGTAAACATCATCCTGGACCCGATCCTGATCTTCGGCCTGTTTGGCATGCCTAGGATGGGGGTCATGGGAGCCGCGATAGCCACAGTCTTTGCCCAGCATGTCTCTGCCGCGATAGCCATATACTATGTGCGGAGAAACAAGGAGATTGTACTGAAAAAGGGCTCTTTCCGCCTTGAGAAACAGACCGTCAAGGATATCTATGCAGTTGGGATACCTACCATCATCATGCAAGCAATTGGAACCATCCTGATTACCAGCTTGAACAAGATCCTTATTGGGTTCTCAACCTCGGCTGTGGCGGTTTTTGGCATCTATTTCCGCTTGCAATCGTTCATATTCATGCCAGTATTTGGCCTGAACACCGGCATGATACCGGTGATAGGATACAACTATGGAGCAAGGAAGCCAAAACGGATAACAGCCACCATCAAGGTGGGCTTGATCGTTGCTGTTACCATCATGGGGATTGGTACTGCCCTATTTATCCTGTTCCCCCATATATTACTGAGCTGGTTCAATGCAACACCGGAGATGGTTGAGATCGGCATAGTCGCAATGCAACGCATCAGCCTGGGATTCACTTTGGCAGGAGTCAGTATTGTCCTGATCGCACTCTTCCAGGGGATGGGCTATGGATACCTTTCTATGATCAACTCGGTAACACGACAGCTGGTATTCCTGCTTCCAGCAGCCTACCTTCTGGGAAGATTTGTGGGACTCGATGCACTGTGGTATTCGTTCTTCATCGCCGAGATAGCATCCTTCAGTTTGACCCTCTACTTCTTTTGGAAGATCTACAAGACGAAGATCAAGACCATGGTATAAAAAGAGTATATCTACAATATAACTCGAAGAATTTTTGCGGAATCCGCATTTTTTCTTTGTCTAGAATCTTCTTCATCGACAGCTAAGTACATGACTGATTTAATACTTGTTGACTGCAATATACATGCATTGCATGAGAAGAGAGCGCCATTACTCACCTGATCATTCGATTAGAGTCCAGTTATTGAATCCGATTGCAAGGAACCCTAGATATTACTGATAATACAATCAGAGCTGTGACCTTGCTATGTACGTAGCTCACAGGTCTATCATGTTCTCGTCAAGCAAGAACTGCTCAATTCCTACATAGAGGATTCCATGATCATCCCTCCAGTGCTTGATGTAGTCACGTACGACTACTATCTTACTGAAGGAGTCCGGAATTCTTATTAAAGAAGCTATTTCCTGTTCCCTTTTCCTAGGGTCAGCTATGGTCAATGCAGACTGTATATAATATCGCTTGCTACCGCGATTGATGACAAAGTCGACTTCAAGTTGTTTCCTGAGTTTTTTACCATCCTTGGTTTTTATGTTCTGTTCAACTACACCGACATCCACGTCGAAGCCCCTACGCAGCAAATCACAGTAGAGTATATTTTCCATGATATGCGTTTCTTCTTGTTGTCTAAATCCAAGTCTGGCATTCCTGACTCCCACATCTGTGAAATAATACTTATGCGGAGTTTGGATATATTTCTTGCCCTTCACATCATAACGCTCTGCTTTGCTGATGATAAATCCCTCTATAAAGTAACTTAGGTATTTATCTATAGTGGTAGAGTTGATCTTGATATGCTTTTCACTGTTGAAGGTGTTTGACAATTTCGTCGGATTTGTAAGTGAACCGATGGCTGAAGCTAAAATATTTAACATATCTTCCAAAATTTCACTATCATTTTGAATAGCATGTCTTTCTATGACATCCTTCAAATATGTGCGGGTAAAGAGATCCCGCAGATATCGACTTTTTTCTTCGTGTGATGATAAAGAGAGAACAACTGGCATACCTCCATAGGTATAGTAATCCAACCAAGCATCGCGTTTGTCTCCTTCATAGCACTCATAGAACTCCGCGAAGGAGAGAGGATACACTCTGATCTCATCACCTCGATCACGGAACTGGGTAAGAATATCAGAAGACAACATTCTCGAATTACTGCCGGTTACGTACACATCGGCGTTCTTTATCTTCATAAGTCCAAGTACTACATCGATGAAGGTTAATTTGGAGGTCGAGTCTTCCACATAAGGATTTTGAATTTCCGAAACAAACTGTATCTCATCAATCAGTATATAGTAGCGTCTTGACGTGTCCTTCACTTGCTCACGGATGTATTTGTCCAGTTCTATCGGATTTCGATACATTGCATTTGGTAGTTCATCCAACGCTATTCCTATAATTTGTTCGTTCTGTACTCCACTTTCTCGAAGGTATTTTGTGTATATGTTAAATAGCAGATAGGATTTTCCACAACGCCGAATCCCTGTAATAATCTTGACTCTACCATTATCTTTCTTATCGATCAGTTTCTGCAAATATTGCTTTCTCGGAATAACCATGATATCACCTCAAGGAATTTTTGCGGAATCCGCATTTTTTCCTCGCTTCTATCGTACTCTTGGAATATTCATAAGTCAATATAACTCGAAGATTTTTTGCGGAATCCGCATTTTTTCTTCGTCCGTATCTTTCTCCATTGACTATGCATGCAAGAGTTAACATTATGGAAGGCGAAAAAAGAGAGAAAAGACCCCAGCAATTGGAGTCTTTTTTCTCATTTATAAAGAACTATACGAACTGAAATTCCCTTGTGGGATTACTCCCACTCGATAGTCCCAGGAGGTTTACTCGTGATGTCATAGAGTACTCGGTTGACTCCCTGTACCTCATTGCAGATCCTAGCTGAAGCGTGTTGGAGCACCTCAGGGGGAAAGCGGAACCAATCAGCAGTCATGGCATCTTCACTGGTGACAGCACGCAGGGAGCACACCTCTTCGTAGGTGCGTTCATCCCCTTGGACTCCCACGCTCTTGACCGGAAGCAAACAAGCCAAGGCCTGCCAGATATCATCATACAGATCGGCTTTGCGGATCTCCTCGATAAAGATTGCATCCACATCACGCAGGGTATCCAGGCGCTCCTTGGTTACCTCGCCTACACACCTGACCCCAAGTCCAGGACCGGGGAAGGGATGACGATTCACCATCTCTTCTGGAAGACCAAGTTCTCTTCCCAACGCCCTTACCTCGTCCTTGAACAGTTCACGAAGTGGTTCGAGCAGGTCCCATTTCAGATCCTCAGGTAATCCACCCACATTGTGGTGACTCTTGATGGTTGCAGAAGGACCCCCGGAAGGGCTCTTGCTCTCGATTACATCTGGATAGAGCGTTCCTTGGGCAAGAAAACTGATATCCCCAGCCTTTCGAGCCTCATCATAGAAGGTATCGATGAAGATCTTACCAATAATCTTCCGCTTTGCCTCAGGCTCTGTGACTCCCTTGAGTGCGGAGAGGAAGGCATCCTCTGCATCAGCATATTGGAGACGGATATTATAGTGATCCCTGAACAGTTTCAGTACCATGTCCGCCTCACCCTTGCGCAAGAGACCGTTGTTTACAAAAACACAGACCAACTGGTCTCCGATTGCCTCATGGATGAGTACCGCTGCCACAGCAGAGTCGACACCACCAGAGAGGCCACAGAGTACCTGTTTGTCTCCAACTTTCTCACGAATCTCCTGGACCGCTGTACTGATGAAGGAACCCATATCCCAATCCTGGTTTACCTTACAGACATCAAGGACAAAGTTCTGCAGGAATTGGTTTCCTTCTGCCGTATGCACTACCTCGGGATGGAACTGAACTCCATAGAATTTCTTTTCATCATTCTCGATGACCGTGAATGGACAGTTCGGGGTGCTGCCTGTCTGGATGAATCCCTCGGGAAGTGAGGCAACGGCATCACCGTGGCTCATCCAGAGGCGGGAGTTCTCACTGATCCCCTTAAGCAGGGAAGCGTCTCTCTTAAGCACGGTAAGGTCTGCGAAACCGTACTCACGTTTCAGGGGGCGCTCAACAGTTCCACCATTCTGGATGCTCATCACCTGCAAACCGTAGCAGATACCCAGGATGGGAATGCCTAGGTCATAGATTCCATCATCTGGCCTGGGTGACCCTTCAGTGCGCACCGAAGAGGGGCCGCCACTGAAGATGATCCCTTTCGGTTTCATGGCTGCAAGTTCTGTTGCCTTGATGGTATAGGGAACAATCTGGCTATATACGT
This sequence is a window from uncultured Sphaerochaeta sp.. Protein-coding genes within it:
- a CDS encoding MFS transporter, which translates into the protein MQDSKRSIVAWAFYDWANSAFATTVMAGFFPVFFSAYWAVGASSQEGTFYLGLANSLGSLIVALLAPILGAIADWGTYKKRLLAFFALIGSVMTASLYVLQMGSWPLAVLFYSVAVVGFSGANTFYDALLPFVASEKKVDFVSSLGYSLGYIGGGLLFLVNVLMYLNPSWFGFADGGEAIRACFVIVGIWWVLFTLPVLFFVKEEVTEDNLPFKQAVKKGLSITRQTLKSFRQLKTLAIFLIAYWLYIDGVDTIIRMAVNYGTSLNFPSESLIIALLITQFVAFPSALAYSAFGKKVGVRKALEIAIGAYVIIAILGYFMSLPLHFYLLAVCIGLFQGGIQALSRSYYTRLIPKQRSAQFFGFFNMLGKFAAIIGPLLMGVVTLVTGDSRNGIVSLVLLFIGGYILLRQVDEEKGKKEVEAFLKKTN
- a CDS encoding ATP-binding protein — protein: MVIPRKQYLQKLIDKKDNGRVKIITGIRRCGKSYLLFNIYTKYLRESGVQNEQIIGIALDELPNAMYRNPIELDKYIREQVKDTSRRYYILIDEIQFVSEIQNPYVEDSTSKLTFIDVVLGLMKIKNADVYVTGSNSRMLSSDILTQFRDRGDEIRVYPLSFAEFYECYEGDKRDAWLDYYTYGGMPVVLSLSSHEEKSRYLRDLFTRTYLKDVIERHAIQNDSEILEDMLNILASAIGSLTNPTKLSNTFNSEKHIKINSTTIDKYLSYFIEGFIISKAERYDVKGKKYIQTPHKYYFTDVGVRNARLGFRQQEETHIMENILYCDLLRRGFDVDVGVVEQNIKTKDGKKLRKQLEVDFVINRGSKRYYIQSALTIADPRKREQEIASLIRIPDSFSKIVVVRDYIKHWRDDHGILYVGIEQFLLDENMIDL
- a CDS encoding aspartate kinase, whose amino-acid sequence is MIVCKFGGSSVADAKQIEKVKAIVEADPKRQIVIVSAPGKRNKDDEKVTDMLYACNALAQQGLTCKPVFKKIADRYTSILEDLGIEKKPFVAVLEEVRQMIDAGHGAEYAASRGEYLSARMIAAYLDWDFLDADPYIVINPDGTVHEQSYENLRKVLKKGKKYIVPGFYGCDIEGKVKTFSRGGSDITGAILSSAADAESYENWTDVSGVFSVDPRLVDNAKVIKTMTYRELRELAGVGANVFHEEAIAPVIAAQIPINVKNTNSPEDMGTMIVNERASGTTPLAGVSAKKGYSRITLRKLMLFKQSGTRHALLTMLHVFGIRPSFSLFGVDSIVWFFETSQASDSVLKAMCTRLTSEFSLDSIEVDHDHAIVGIVGEGVMGHRDLIAKVVGALDKESIRLNFLNFGASDTSLLLGVHADKTQDAVITLYNALF
- a CDS encoding MATE family efflux transporter gives rise to the protein MQPVQENKMGVKPIPTLVLSMSFPIMLSMLVQALYNIVDSMFVSHYSQQALTAVTLAFPMQNLLIAVSVGTSVGVNSLLSRKLGAKDISAARKAAGNGLSLSVISWGFFALLGLFFSKTFVEFFSNDPELIAMGNQYISICLIFSLGLFIDITCERILQGTGDTFHPMIIQSTGAIVNIILDPILIFGLFGMPRMGVMGAAIATVFAQHVSAAIAIYYVRRNKEIVLKKGSFRLEKQTVKDIYAVGIPTIIMQAIGTILITSLNKILIGFSTSAVAVFGIYFRLQSFIFMPVFGLNTGMIPVIGYNYGARKPKRITATIKVGLIVAVTIMGIGTALFILFPHILLSWFNATPEMVEIGIVAMQRISLGFTLAGVSIVLIALFQGMGYGYLSMINSVTRQLVFLLPAAYLLGRFVGLDALWYSFFIAEIASFSLTLYFFWKIYKTKIKTMV
- the guaA gene encoding glutamine-hydrolyzing GMP synthase, with amino-acid sequence MQQFPHDTIVVLDFGAQYSQLIARRVREMHVYSQIVPYTIKATELAAMKPKGIIFSGGPSSVRTEGSPRPDDGIYDLGIPILGICYGLQVMSIQNGGTVERPLKREYGFADLTVLKRDASLLKGISENSRLWMSHGDAVASLPEGFIQTGSTPNCPFTVIENDEKKFYGVQFHPEVVHTAEGNQFLQNFVLDVCKVNQDWDMGSFISTAVQEIREKVGDKQVLCGLSGGVDSAVAAVLIHEAIGDQLVCVFVNNGLLRKGEADMVLKLFRDHYNIRLQYADAEDAFLSALKGVTEPEAKRKIIGKIFIDTFYDEARKAGDISFLAQGTLYPDVIESKSPSGGPSATIKSHHNVGGLPEDLKWDLLEPLRELFKDEVRALGRELGLPEEMVNRHPFPGPGLGVRCVGEVTKERLDTLRDVDAIFIEEIRKADLYDDIWQALACLLPVKSVGVQGDERTYEEVCSLRAVTSEDAMTADWFRFPPEVLQHASARICNEVQGVNRVLYDITSKPPGTIEWE